Proteins from a single region of Pyrus communis chromosome 6, drPyrComm1.1, whole genome shotgun sequence:
- the LOC137736386 gene encoding pollen-specific leucine-rich repeat extensin-like protein 4, producing the protein MAIKMQYGTKHPVVLIIMLLLIAYVVGPVYADETPGAPGEEKCDSCTPSPPPPVPSPPPPSPCPPPPAPPPPSPCPPPPAPPSPPPSPKLPPCGPCGQYAPPPPSTLTYITGPPGQLYPIEQNFNGASRSSVNALPVLLGLLGLLAFW; encoded by the coding sequence ATGGCGATCAAAATGCAGTATGGCACGAAACATCCCGTGGTTCTAATAATCATGCTCCTTTTGATTGCCTACGTAGTAGGCCCAGTCTATGCCGATGAAACCCCAGGCGCTCCCGGCGAGGAAAAGTGCGACTCGTGCACTCCAAGCCCACCACCGCCGGTTCcatccccaccaccaccatcaccgtGTCCTCCTCCACCAGCGCCTCCACCACCATCACCGTGTCCTCCTCCACCAGCACCACCGTCACCCCCGCCTTCTCCCAAGCTGCCACCGTGCGGCCCATGCGGTCAATACGCGCCTCCACCGCCGTCAACGCTGACTTACATCACCGGTCCGCCGGGACAGTTGTACCCTATCGAACAGAATTTCAACGGTGCCAGTCGGAGTTCGGTCAACGCGTTACCGGTTTTGCTTGGGCTGCTGGGTCTCCTGGCTTTTTGGTGA